In Orenia marismortui DSM 5156, the sequence TACTGGATATTTAACTTTAATTAACCAGTATGAATCTTCTATTTTTAGTTATATTTTAGTACTTAGTTTAGTGGATGATCTAAGAAAAAATGACTAGTACTTAAGTGTTTTCCTTCTACTAAAAGTTGTACTTTTTCAATTCCTGGTATCTGAGTCATGGTCTTTATCACAGATCTTATTTTTAACCATTCTCCAATACCACTTGTATTATTATTTATAAATTCTTGATTGAAATTGATATAGGCTATATTATCAATAATATTAATTCCTAATAGTTTTGTAGAGTTAGGAATTAACTTGAAGTGGTGCTTAAGATGAGGCCCTTTTAATAATTCTTTAATAACATGAGTAGCTAAAGCTTCAATAGGTGAAATATTGTTTAGATTAATAACTTTTAAATTTTTCAAATTAATCTCTTCACTAGATAGTTTTTCTTCTTCTTTGAAGGAATAATCACCAAAGTAAAGTTTTATGCTATTTTTGATATTATTATTTCCCAAGCTAGGTTTATCCTGAGGATTTATTTTTAAATTATGATTTAGATAATTAATAATTCCTTCACCTATACCTTGTGCAATTTTATCTTGTTCTTTAGAATTTGATATTCTCTTTCTGTCTTCAGGGTTACTAATAAAGCCAACTTCTACAATAACAGAGGGAATTTTGCTTTTGCGTAGTATATAGTAAGGTCCTTCTTTTATTCTTCTATAATTTTTAGGTTGGATTTCTATTAATTTTTCTTGAACGAAATTTGCTAGTTCTTTACTTTTTTCAGATTTGGGTTTATAAAAAGTCTGTCCTCCAAAGGATTGAGAACTAGGAAAGCTATTTACATGTATACTAATTAAAATATCAGCTTTACTTTCTTGTATTAATTCTGCTCTGTGAACAATATCTTTGTTACGATCATCTTCATATAATTTATCCTCAGTTCTGATCATAATTGTTTTAATACTTCCCCTATCATTAAAAAAAGTGTCCAATTTTTTAGCTATGGCTAGATTGATATCTTTTTCTAAAATATTAGCTTTATTAGCTCCTACATCTATTCCACCATGTCCAGCATCAATTATGATAGTCTTATCTAGTTTTGAATAATTTTCGGTACTTTTTACTGTGAAAGTAATAGCAATGCTCAAGATAAATATAAATAATAAAGATAATATAATAGCTAAAGGTGAAATAAAATATACTTTTAAGCTTTTCATAATAAACATCCTTTATATAAGTTAGGGTTATAAAAGTATATTAATAAGAATTAATAATATTCAGAGAAAAATATTCCATTTTACTATTTCCTCATAACCTATATTAGATATAACATATATTATATTAATTTGATGTATATGTATATTGAATAAAGTACTTATAATTTATTGCAAGGGTTATATTCTATAATGCTTTTGAATAAATAGATAGCAGAGAAGGAGGAGGTTATTAGTGGAAATAGATTTAACTAAGAAAGACTTATTGATTTTCTCTGTTGTACTAAGTATTAGTTTTTTTTTATTGGGCTTAGTTACTAATGATATCTTTAATCATCAAGCAATCAGGGTTAGCAATAATAAACTAGTTCCAATTTATAAAGTAGATACTTCAGAAAAGAAGGTTGCTATTACTTTAGATGGGATGTGGGGGTCAAAAAATACCTCAGAATTATTGAAGATATTTAGAGAAAATAATGTTAATATTACTTTCTTTTTTGGTGGCAATTGGCTAGAAGAATATCCTCACTTGGTAAAAGAGATAGCAGCTAATGGACATGAAGTGGGAAATCATAGTTATACTCACCCACATATGGCTTCTTTAAATCGAGAACAAATAGAAGTAGAGTTAAATAAAACTGGAGAATTAATTAAGGATTTGACTGGAAAGAAGCCGTTTTTATTTAGACCACCTTTTGGAGAATATAATAATCTTTTAATCAAAACTTGTGAAGAGTTAGGGTACTATCCAATTCAATGGAGTATTGATTCCCATGATTGGATGGATGTAAGTACTGATTATATTGTTAAGCGTGTATTAGATAATATTGAAGCTGGTTCTATTATCTTGATGCATAATAATGGTCAAAACACGCCACAAGCATTAAGAAAAATACTGCCTGAACTAAAAAGAAGAGGTTATAAAGTTGTACCCCTATCTAAATTAATTTATCTTAAAGATTATTATGTAGAGAGTTATTCTGGAATTCAGAAAAAGAGAGGAGTTGAAAAATAGTGTCTAGACGAAAGGTTAAAATATTTTATTTACCCTTAAACAGAGATGTTCTGTTAGGGTTAATAGGAGTAGTAATGTTATTAAGTTTTGGGGTTTTACACTTTGATCAGTCTGATCAAATTCAAGAACAGGCTGTTTTTAATCCACAAGAAAAGGCTTATTATCAAGGGCCAGCAGCTAAGAAAGCAATGTCTTTAACTATTAATGTAGCTTGGGGAGAAGAATACCTTCCATCAATGTTAGATACTTTAGATAAATATCAAGTAAAAGCTACCTTTTTTTTTATTGGACGTTGGGTTGAGAAATTTCCCGATAAGACCAAAGAGATTAAAGAACGTGGCCATGAGTTAGGTAATCATGGTTATCGACATTTACATCCCAAAAAATTATCTAAGGATAAACTTATTAAATTAATTAAGGATAATGAAGAATTGATATATAAGACTACTGGTATACGAACTAATCTTTTTGCTCCACCATATGGGGAAGTAGATGATAGAATCTCTGAGGTTGCATCTGAAGCTGGTTACAAAACTATAATGTGGAGTGCTGATACAATAGATTGGCAAAGACCAGCACCAGAAGTAATTATTAATAGAGTACTAAGTAAAGCACAAAATGGAGGAATTGTATTAATGCATCCAACTAAACCTACTTCTCAAGCTTTAGCACAAATTATAGAAAAGCTACAAGCAAAGGGTTATAAGCTAGTTACTGTTTCTGAATTGTTGGAATAGGAAAATTATCATGGCTAAAAGAAAGGGTTCTATGTATACAATTCAAAGAGGATTAATTATATTAATAGTTATTATTTTAATTGGTATTTTGATTTTGGGATTAGTTGCAGAAGTAGATAAGTTACTTCGTATTATTTGGGGTGTAGAGGAAAATGTTTATTTTGAAAATCAAGATTTGAGTAGATATTTGAGAAGTGAAGTTGAATCTTTGCTGTATTATTACTCCAAAGATAGCATCTTATATCCTGTTAATGCTACTATAGATCATGATAGTGGAGAGATTGTTTCTGAATCTTATGGAGAGATAATTGATATTACTGCTACAGGGAATAGAATATTTGAAGTTGAGAAAAATTCTAAAATAAAGGAGATTAAATATAAAATAAAGCCTTATTTATATAAAGAAGATATAGAAAAGATAAATAAAAAAATTGGAAACTATACTACAACTGTAAGAGGAAGTGATGGTAGAAAAGAAAATATAAAATTAGCATCTGAATTGATTAATAATAGATTACTTTTATCTGGAGAAGTATTCTCTTTTAATAAAGTAGTAGGGCCTAGAACTAAGGAGAAAGGATTTAAAGAAGCTCCTGAGATTATTAATGGAGAATTAAGCTTAGGTATTGGTGGTGGAATCTGTCAGGTATCTAGTACATTATTTAATGCATTAAAAGCTGATGAGTTTCAGATTATAGAAAGGCATATTCATTCGAAAGATATTACTTATGTTCCTGATGGAAAAGATGTAGCAGTTGCTTGGGATTATTTAGATTTTAAGTTTAAGAATAATTTTTCTAATCCAATTATAATTAAATCCAAGGTGATTTATAATCAATTGACCATAAATATTTTAGGTTCTTTAGAAGAGGACTGATACTTCATTTCGATGTTGACATAATAATCGATAAAAGATAAAATTAAATTTAATAATAGTAATTTTTGGAGGGGCAAATGATGAAAATTAAGATTAGAAGATTAAATGATGCAGCTATTTTACCAGAGTATCAACATGGTAGTATAGAAGATGCAGGGATGGATTTATGTTCGATTGAAGAAGGAGTTTTAAAGCCAAGTGAGTATAAAATTTTTAAAACGGGAATTGCCATTAGTTTAGAAGAGGGTTATATGGGAAAAGTAGCACCTAGGAGTGGATTAGCATTAAAGCATGGAATTACAGTTTTAAATGCTGAAGGAACAATTGATCCTGGATATAGAGGAGAGATTGGTATTGTATTAATTAATCATGGTAAAGAAGCGTTTAAAGTTAATAAAGGAGATAGAATAGCGCAATTGATTGTTCAAAAATATGAAACAGTTGAATGGGAAGAAGTAGAGCAATTATCTGATTCTAAACGTGGTGAGGGAGGTTATGGTCATACTGGGGTATAATAATTATAAGTTTGAAAATTATTATAACTTTAAATGATCTCAATATAATATATAAATAGAAAAATAGCACATATATATGTGCTATTTTTCTATTTATATATCTTGGGTTTATTTCATTTTAATTTATAATAGAACACTTTAGCTAATAGATAAAACCCAAATTATTAATATTTTTTTCATGCTCTAACATAAATATAATATTAGATATTACTTTTCTAAATGGAATTTAAGAATATATAAGAAGTATCTAATAAACTGGAGGGGAGAAATAATGAATTTAACCGAATTAGAAGGAAAAGAGATTATAAATATTAATGATGGTAGTAGATTAGGAATGGTTGCTGGAACGGAATTAACCTTTGATCCTAACACAGGTGAGCTAGAATCAATTATGATTCCACAACAAGGTGGGGTCTTTAGTTTATTTTCCACAGTTAAGCACTTTTTTATTCCTTGGAGTACAGTAATTAAGATTGGAGATGAAGTAATAATTGTAGATTTGAATTCAACTGATTATGATCAATATTTGAGCCATGCAGAATATTAGACACTTATTTGGATAAAATATAACTGTAATATTAAATCCCCAAAAAGGAGGGCATAAATATGCCCAAATTTACTATAGGAGGAGCTAAAGATATGCCAAAAGTTTTAGGATTATTCAATGATCAAGAGGCAGCTAAAAGTGCAATTAGTAGTATCAAAGATCTAGGAATATCTGAAGATAAGATTTCACTAGTAGCAAAGAATGGTGAAGATCAGGACATTGAAGCTGGAGCGGAAATGGGAGCTGAAGGACAAAATTTAGTAGATGGAACTACTACAGGTGGAGCTATAGGAGGAGTGGCAGGTGTTTTAGCTAGTGCTGGATTATTAGCAATTCCTGGTTTAGGACCTGTGTTAGCTGCTGGACCTATAGCAGCAGGTTTAACAGGTGCTGCAGCAGGTGGTGTTACAGGTGGTTTAGTTGATTATGGAATTGACCAGCAAGAGGGTGAAAGGTATGCTGGTGAAGTTGAAGGTGGTAATATTTTAGTAGCGGTAGAAGACACAGAGCAAGAAAAAATTAATGATGTTGCTGCTAAATTAAAAGATGCTGGATCTTATGATGTAGCTACTCATTAATAAAGAATAATTGAGTGAGAGAAATAAATCTCTCACTCTTGAAATTTATTTATAAAATTTTATAAATAAGCTTGACAAAAGTAATTAAATATTAGAAAATAATTAACAAGTTATATAATATTACTCAAGAGTTATTTATAAATGATGATCTTATTAGTTGATCATTTTTGAAGTGCTTACATAAATATAGATTTTATCATATATAATTTAACTATCTAGTATTTTATGTTCATACCTAAATTAAAAGTAAATAATATGAATGAGATTAAGATTGAGGAGCAAAAATCATCAGTATCTATAAGGAGCTAGCTAGTGTAGATCTATAGTGAAAGGGATTTTTGCCGAAATTAAGCTATGATTAGCTATCTAGCTTAGTTGGGCTTGTACTTAATAGGTATAAGACTGTCACTAGCTTATCTAGTGGGGGGCTATCTTATCCTTTATTTTTATAAAGCGATTGGTAGTACTACCAATCGCTTTTTATAGTAAGAGGTAATAAAATAAATAATACTTTTTATTAGTCACTAAATTAAAAGGAGTGAGAATATGCTAAAGAAGATAGTAGTATCTGGAGCTAATGGAAAGATGGGTCGAGAGGTTGTTAGAATGATTGCTGGGAAGGATGATTTTGAACTAGTAGGAGCGGTCGATGTTACAGGAGTTGGAGAGGATATAAATCAATTGTTAAGTTTAGATGCCCCTGTTGTAAGAATTAGTGATGATTTAGCTGAGACTTTAGATCAAACTCAAGCAGATGCAGTAATTGATTTTACTAATCCTACAGTTGTTATGGATAATATTAAATTAACTAGTCAAAAGGGAATAGATATTGTAGTAGGAGCTACTGGAATTACTGAAGTAGATTTAGAAAAAATTGAAAAAATGAGTCAAGAGAATGGAAATAAAGTTATCATAGCTCCTAATTTTGCTATTGGAGCAATTTTAATGATGCAATTTGCTCAACAAGCAGCTAAGCTTATGGATAATGTAGAAATTATTGAATTACATCATGATAAAAAGATTGATGCTCCATCGGGAACAGCAATTAAAACTGCTGAGTTAATTAGCAAGAATCTCTCTAAAAAGAAGGAAAAAGTAGAAGAGATTGAAAAGATAACAGGTGCTCGTGGTGGAGAGCATGATGATATTAATATTCACAGCGTACGTTTGCCAGGTTTTGTTGCTCACCAAGAGGTTATTTTTGGAGGTTTGGGTCAAACTTTAACTATTAGACATGATTCAATTAATCGTAAATCTTTTATGCCAGGTGTTGAATTAGCTGTTAGAAAGTTAGATGAAATTGAAGGTGTTGTTTATGGATTAGATAATTTGATTGAGATTTAATAAACTTTCAAGCTGTTATAAGTAGATTTTCTTTAGTCTGTTTTTTTAAAAATGTATTTACAAAGTAAAAGGTCAAATCTTTATAATTAAGCATAGACAAGCACACTTAAGTTAATTAAACATATAATGTTATTGATTAATTGAAGAAAGGGGGATAAAATATGACTCTCAAAAGGTTAGCTAATAAGAAGGTTGCTCTTTTAGGTGGAGATGATAGAGAGATAGAATTATTGTCTATATTATTAAAAGAAGGCGCTGATTTGCAGGTGCTTGGTCATTCACTAAGAGTTGGTGTTCAAAATTTAACAGTAGTTAATTCATTAGAAGAATTAGATATGGATCTAGATGCTATAATTGCTCCTATGACAGGTACTAATGATAGCTATCAAGTAAAAAAGACTTTTAGTGATAGAGAAGTTATCTTAACAGAAGATTTTTTTGCTCAACTGAATGCTGGGAGTAAATTCTTTATAGGGTTTGCTAAACCAAAGATTAAAGAATGGTGTAAAGAGTACGATATTGAATTGATAGAATTAGCTGCTCTTGATGAATTAGCTATTTTAAATGCTATACCAACTGCTGAAGGAGCTATTGAAATAGCTATTAGAGAAATGCCAATTAACCTACATAATAATAATTCTTTTGTTTTAGGTTTAGGAAGAGTTGGTATAACATTAGCTAGAATGTTAAAAGGAATGGGAAGCAATACTTATGGAGTTGCTCGTAAACCTAAAGATTTAGCTAGAGCATTAGAAATGGGTTTAAATCCTGTTGACTTTAAAGATTTAGCTAATGAGATATCAAAAGCTGATTTTATTTTTAATACAGTCCCAGTTTTAATTCTAAATGGAGAATTATTAGAAAGAGTAAAATCTGAGGCAATGATTATTGACTTAGCATCTTATCCAGGTGGTACTAATTTTGAAGCAGCTAAAAGACTTGGAATTAAAGCTGAGTTGGCTTTAGGATTACCTGGCAAGGTTTCTCCTAGAAGTGCAGGACAAATTTTAGGTAAGATTATCCCTCGCTTAATATTGGAATAGCATTATTTAGGAGGTGCTTATCTATGGAATTTACAGGTAAAAGTATTGGTTTTGCTTTGACTGGTTCTCACTGTACATTAGCCAAAGCTATGCCTGCTATGCAAGAGTTAGTAGATATAGGATTTGACGTGACCCCTATATTATCAGAAGCAGTATTAACTCATGAAACTAGATTTGGAAATCCAGAAAAATGGAGGTCTCAGGTAATAGAGATTACTGGCAATGAACCGATGACTACTATTCCAGAAGTTGAACCCATAGGTCCTAGAAACTTATTTGATTTGTTAGTGGTTGCTCCTTGTACTGGTAATAGTGCTGCCAAGCTAGCCAATGCTATAACTGATAGTGCGGTAGTTATGGCAATGAAGGCGCAGTTGCGAAATGAACGTCCGGTTATCTTAGCGATAGCTACCAATGATGGGTTAGGGAACAATGCTAAGAATTTAGGTTATCTTATCAATACACCAAATATTTATTTTGTTCCTTTTGGTCAAGATAATCCCGAAGGAAAACCTAATTCACTAGTATCTAGAATGGACTTAATTGTAGATACAGTTAAATATGCTTTGGAAGGTAAGCAGATTCAGCCGGTTGTTATTGAGTATAAAGGAATCTAAATCACTTTGAAATTTAAGTTTATATAGTTGATAGTTTGGTATATATTTATAGATACCAACTATCAATTATTAATTCTTAACTCTTAAGGAAAAAGAGTGGGGTGGAAGTTATGAAAAGGATAGTAGTGGTTGGTGCTAATGGTAATATGGGTAGAACGGTAGTTAGGATGATTGAACAGGTTCAAGATTTTGAATTAGTAGGTGCAGTTGATGTTAGTAGAAAGGGAGAAGATATTCATCAAATTCTAGGACTAGATAGTCCCGGGGTTAAAATAAATGACAATTTGAAATCAGTAATATCAAAGACTAATCCAGATTTAGTAATAGATTTTACTAATCCTGAAGTAGTTATGGAGAATATTAAAACTACTATAAGCCAAGGAATAGATATGATAATTGGAACTACTGGTATTTCTGAAGAAGAATTAGATCAAATAAGAGAATTAAATATAGAGAGAAATAATATTTTAATTGCGCCTAATTTTGCTATTGGAGCAGTATTGATGATGCACTTTGCCAAGCAGGGGGTTAAATTTATGGATGATATAGAAATTATAGAATTTCATCATAATCGTAAGCTTGAATCTCCTTCTGGAACAGCTGTTAAGACTGCGGAAGCAATTAAAAAAAATCAAAATCAAGAAGATGATATAGAGCAGATTGAAAAAATTTCTGGAGTGCGTGGTGGGAAAATAAATGGTATTAATATTCATAGTGTGCGTTTAGCAGGTTTAGTTTCTCATCAAGAGGTTATACTTGGAAGTTTAGGTCAAACTCTAACTATACGTTTTGATTCGATCAGTCGTGAATCTTTTATGCCAGGGCTTAAATTGGCAATTAGAAAGATAGAAGATATAGAAGGATTGGTATATGGATTTGAAAAGTTATTGGATATTTAATCTCGAAGAAATTATATTTTTGGCGTATGTGACATACTTTAACTTTATGATATAATATTAAATGTGAATTAATAATTTTGCTAAGACAAGCACTAGTAAAATAGAAGATACATATAATGTATTAGCTTATCCTACAATTCTTAAAAGTTAAAAAATAGAGAATAGTGGGGGGAGTTAAGACTCTCTATAATAGAGAATTTTATGGAGGTGCTTGTCTGTGGGGGTTGAAGGTAAGAGGATTGCTTTTGTTTTAACTGGAGATGATGAGGATATAAGAGATGAATTGATTGATA encodes:
- a CDS encoding N-acetylmuramoyl-L-alanine amidase, which produces MKSLKVYFISPLAIILSLLFIFILSIAITFTVKSTENYSKLDKTIIIDAGHGGIDVGANKANILEKDINLAIAKKLDTFFNDRGSIKTIMIRTEDKLYEDDRNKDIVHRAELIQESKADILISIHVNSFPSSQSFGGQTFYKPKSEKSKELANFVQEKLIEIQPKNYRRIKEGPYYILRKSKIPSVIVEVGFISNPEDRKRISNSKEQDKIAQGIGEGIINYLNHNLKINPQDKPSLGNNNIKNSIKLYFGDYSFKEEEKLSSEEINLKNLKVINLNNISPIEALATHVIKELLKGPHLKHHFKLIPNSTKLLGINIIDNIAYINFNQEFINNNTSGIGEWLKIRSVIKTMTQIPGIEKVQLLVEGKHLSTSHFFLDHPLN
- a CDS encoding polysaccharide deacetylase family protein — encoded protein: MEIDLTKKDLLIFSVVLSISFFLLGLVTNDIFNHQAIRVSNNKLVPIYKVDTSEKKVAITLDGMWGSKNTSELLKIFRENNVNITFFFGGNWLEEYPHLVKEIAANGHEVGNHSYTHPHMASLNREQIEVELNKTGELIKDLTGKKPFLFRPPFGEYNNLLIKTCEELGYYPIQWSIDSHDWMDVSTDYIVKRVLDNIEAGSIILMHNNGQNTPQALRKILPELKRRGYKVVPLSKLIYLKDYYVESYSGIQKKRGVEK
- a CDS encoding polysaccharide deacetylase family protein; this translates as MSRRKVKIFYLPLNRDVLLGLIGVVMLLSFGVLHFDQSDQIQEQAVFNPQEKAYYQGPAAKKAMSLTINVAWGEEYLPSMLDTLDKYQVKATFFFIGRWVEKFPDKTKEIKERGHELGNHGYRHLHPKKLSKDKLIKLIKDNEELIYKTTGIRTNLFAPPYGEVDDRISEVASEAGYKTIMWSADTIDWQRPAPEVIINRVLSKAQNGGIVLMHPTKPTSQALAQIIEKLQAKGYKLVTVSELLE
- a CDS encoding VanW family protein, producing the protein MAKRKGSMYTIQRGLIILIVIILIGILILGLVAEVDKLLRIIWGVEENVYFENQDLSRYLRSEVESLLYYYSKDSILYPVNATIDHDSGEIVSESYGEIIDITATGNRIFEVEKNSKIKEIKYKIKPYLYKEDIEKINKKIGNYTTTVRGSDGRKENIKLASELINNRLLLSGEVFSFNKVVGPRTKEKGFKEAPEIINGELSLGIGGGICQVSSTLFNALKADEFQIIERHIHSKDITYVPDGKDVAVAWDYLDFKFKNNFSNPIIIKSKVIYNQLTINILGSLEED
- the dut gene encoding dUTP diphosphatase codes for the protein MKIKIRRLNDAAILPEYQHGSIEDAGMDLCSIEEGVLKPSEYKIFKTGIAISLEEGYMGKVAPRSGLALKHGITVLNAEGTIDPGYRGEIGIVLINHGKEAFKVNKGDRIAQLIVQKYETVEWEEVEQLSDSKRGEGGYGHTGV
- a CDS encoding YlmC/YmxH family sporulation protein translates to MNLTELEGKEIININDGSRLGMVAGTELTFDPNTGELESIMIPQQGGVFSLFSTVKHFFIPWSTVIKIGDEVIIVDLNSTDYDQYLSHAEY
- a CDS encoding general stress protein, yielding MPKFTIGGAKDMPKVLGLFNDQEAAKSAISSIKDLGISEDKISLVAKNGEDQDIEAGAEMGAEGQNLVDGTTTGGAIGGVAGVLASAGLLAIPGLGPVLAAGPIAAGLTGAAAGGVTGGLVDYGIDQQEGERYAGEVEGGNILVAVEDTEQEKINDVAAKLKDAGSYDVATH
- the dapB gene encoding 4-hydroxy-tetrahydrodipicolinate reductase; the encoded protein is MLKKIVVSGANGKMGREVVRMIAGKDDFELVGAVDVTGVGEDINQLLSLDAPVVRISDDLAETLDQTQADAVIDFTNPTVVMDNIKLTSQKGIDIVVGATGITEVDLEKIEKMSQENGNKVIIAPNFAIGAILMMQFAQQAAKLMDNVEIIELHHDKKIDAPSGTAIKTAELISKNLSKKKEKVEEIEKITGARGGEHDDINIHSVRLPGFVAHQEVIFGGLGQTLTIRHDSINRKSFMPGVELAVRKLDEIEGVVYGLDNLIEI
- the dpsA gene encoding dipicolinate synthase subunit DpsA, translated to MTLKRLANKKVALLGGDDREIELLSILLKEGADLQVLGHSLRVGVQNLTVVNSLEELDMDLDAIIAPMTGTNDSYQVKKTFSDREVILTEDFFAQLNAGSKFFIGFAKPKIKEWCKEYDIELIELAALDELAILNAIPTAEGAIEIAIREMPINLHNNNSFVLGLGRVGITLARMLKGMGSNTYGVARKPKDLARALEMGLNPVDFKDLANEISKADFIFNTVPVLILNGELLERVKSEAMIIDLASYPGGTNFEAAKRLGIKAELALGLPGKVSPRSAGQILGKIIPRLILE
- a CDS encoding dipicolinate synthase subunit B produces the protein MEFTGKSIGFALTGSHCTLAKAMPAMQELVDIGFDVTPILSEAVLTHETRFGNPEKWRSQVIEITGNEPMTTIPEVEPIGPRNLFDLLVVAPCTGNSAAKLANAITDSAVVMAMKAQLRNERPVILAIATNDGLGNNAKNLGYLINTPNIYFVPFGQDNPEGKPNSLVSRMDLIVDTVKYALEGKQIQPVVIEYKGI
- the dapB gene encoding 4-hydroxy-tetrahydrodipicolinate reductase, with amino-acid sequence MKRIVVVGANGNMGRTVVRMIEQVQDFELVGAVDVSRKGEDIHQILGLDSPGVKINDNLKSVISKTNPDLVIDFTNPEVVMENIKTTISQGIDMIIGTTGISEEELDQIRELNIERNNILIAPNFAIGAVLMMHFAKQGVKFMDDIEIIEFHHNRKLESPSGTAVKTAEAIKKNQNQEDDIEQIEKISGVRGGKINGINIHSVRLAGLVSHQEVILGSLGQTLTIRFDSISRESFMPGLKLAIRKIEDIEGLVYGFEKLLDI